In Variovorax paradoxus, a single genomic region encodes these proteins:
- a CDS encoding type II toxin-antitoxin system YafQ family toxin — translation MERTVSGVRCTNDDLKPVLVALATDQPLDVRYRDHDLSGDWAGYRECHIKPDLLLIYRKSDADTLRLARLGSHSELFG, via the coding sequence ATTGAACGAACAGTATCAGGAGTCCGCTGCACGAATGATGACCTCAAGCCGGTTCTGGTCGCGCTGGCGACCGATCAGCCCCTGGATGTGCGATACCGCGACCACGATCTTTCCGGCGATTGGGCGGGCTACCGCGAATGCCACATCAAGCCCGACCTGCTGCTGATCTACCGCAAGTCCGACGCCGACACCCTGCGACTGGCGCGGCTTGGCTCCCATAGCGAGCTGTTCGGCTGA
- a CDS encoding recombinase family protein, whose translation MALIGYARVSTAEQDTALQTDALRNAGCERVFEDTASGAKADRPGLADALAYLRDGDVLVVWRLDRLGRSLPHLIETVGKLEARGVGFRSLTENIDTTTPGGRLIFHVFGALGQFERDLIRERTKAGLTAAAARGRKGGRKPVVTADKLQRARELVANGLNVREAAARLKVGKTALYAALQAASSGSAADS comes from the coding sequence ATGGCACTCATCGGCTATGCGCGGGTATCGACGGCGGAACAGGACACCGCCTTGCAGACGGATGCGCTGCGCAATGCAGGCTGCGAACGGGTTTTCGAGGACACGGCATCCGGGGCCAAGGCAGACCGGCCCGGCTTGGCCGATGCGCTGGCTTATCTGCGCGATGGCGATGTGCTGGTCGTCTGGCGGCTGGATCGGCTTGGCCGCTCCCTGCCGCACCTGATTGAGACGGTCGGCAAGCTGGAAGCACGGGGCGTCGGCTTCCGCTCGTTGACTGAAAACATCGACACCACCACGCCGGGCGGACGGCTCATCTTCCATGTGTTCGGTGCGCTGGGCCAGTTCGAGCGCGACCTGATCCGCGAGCGCACCAAGGCCGGGTTGACCGCTGCCGCCGCACGCGGGCGCAAAGGCGGACGCAAGCCGGTTGTCACTGCCGACAAGTTGCAACGAGCGCGGGAGCTTGTCGCCAACGGCTTGAATGTCCGCGAGGCCGCCGCACGCCTCAAGGTAGGAAAAACCGCTCTCTACGCTGCCTTGCAGGCGGCCAGTTCTGGCAGTGCAGCCGACTCCTGA
- a CDS encoding OmpA family protein, with amino-acid sequence MRKPVLLALSLAFLVSAQSALAAGDAGNFGTPIKSGVSVSFPDSSATFQPTPEALELLADARNAAIIYISGRTSTLRPSAADEALALRRALSARSYLVARGVSPLKIMVNFASAADFVADNSTAEGRRENQRVDIEVVYIPTY; translated from the coding sequence ATGCGAAAACCCGTTCTTCTGGCCCTCTCTCTGGCGTTCCTGGTCAGCGCGCAAAGCGCACTGGCCGCCGGCGACGCCGGCAACTTCGGCACGCCGATCAAGTCCGGCGTATCGGTGTCCTTCCCCGACAGCAGCGCGACATTCCAGCCGACGCCAGAGGCCCTGGAGCTGCTGGCCGACGCTAGGAATGCGGCGATCATCTACATCAGCGGGCGCACCAGCACACTACGGCCCAGCGCGGCCGATGAGGCCCTTGCACTACGCCGTGCGCTCTCGGCCAGGTCGTACTTGGTGGCGCGCGGCGTCTCGCCGCTCAAGATCATGGTGAACTTCGCATCGGCCGCCGATTTCGTGGCAGACAACTCGACGGCCGAGGGCCGGCGCGAGAACCAGCGCGTGGACATTGAGGTGGTCTACATCCCCACCTACTGA
- a CDS encoding TraX family protein, protein MKALRIPDGTVEALKWLALVLMTGDHVNKYLFNATLPVLFEAGRVALPLFVFVLAYNLARPGTLERGVYGRTMSRLAMFGALASVPFVALGGLYAGWWPLNVMFTLLVVTATAYLVERGGKLHLAAAGVVFLVGGSSVEYWWPAVAFGLAVWSYTRRPSWAAAAVAVLACAALWFVNRNLWALAALPVLFLASRVDVRVPRLRWAFYAYYPLHLASLWLIRIPMSKAGYLFF, encoded by the coding sequence ATGAAGGCCCTGCGGATTCCTGATGGAACCGTCGAAGCGTTGAAGTGGCTCGCACTGGTTCTCATGACCGGCGATCACGTCAACAAGTACCTGTTCAACGCGACGCTGCCGGTGCTGTTCGAGGCCGGCCGCGTGGCGCTCCCCCTTTTCGTGTTCGTCCTGGCCTACAACCTGGCCCGGCCGGGCACGCTCGAACGCGGCGTGTACGGCCGCACCATGTCGCGCCTGGCGATGTTCGGCGCGCTGGCCTCCGTGCCCTTCGTGGCCCTCGGCGGCCTGTACGCCGGTTGGTGGCCGCTCAACGTGATGTTCACGCTGCTGGTCGTCACGGCCACGGCTTACCTGGTCGAACGTGGCGGCAAGCTGCACCTGGCGGCCGCCGGCGTGGTGTTCCTGGTCGGCGGCAGCTCGGTCGAATATTGGTGGCCGGCCGTGGCTTTCGGCCTGGCGGTGTGGTCGTACACGCGCCGGCCGAGCTGGGCCGCCGCGGCGGTCGCGGTGCTGGCCTGCGCGGCCCTGTGGTTCGTCAATCGCAACCTGTGGGCCTTGGCAGCCCTGCCGGTGCTCTTCCTGGCCTCGCGGGTGGATGTGCGCGTGCCGCGCCTGCGCTGGGCCTTCTACGCCTATTACCCGCTGCACCTGGCCTCGCTCTGGTTGATCCGCATCCCCATGAGCAAGGCCGGCTACCTGTTCTTCTGA
- a CDS encoding transglycosylase SLT domain-containing protein yields the protein MPFFADLPPQLQERVVCSISAAVKYEVPVNIVLAVAEKEGGKPGQWVRNSNGTHDVGPMQFNTAYLGDLARYGITANDVAAAGCYSFDLAAWRLRMHIRNDKGDLWTKAANYHSRTPQYNAVYRADLMRKASKWADWLEARFVTLDVTKAGATPSTPSQPATVAQRATPAARPAPAPQQAAPAAAAARSVSVAGYVPRTVSFNTSREGSAE from the coding sequence ATGCCGTTCTTCGCCGATCTGCCGCCGCAGCTCCAGGAGCGCGTCGTCTGCTCGATCTCGGCCGCCGTCAAGTACGAGGTGCCGGTCAACATCGTGTTGGCCGTCGCCGAGAAAGAGGGCGGCAAGCCGGGCCAGTGGGTGCGCAACTCGAATGGCACGCATGACGTTGGCCCGATGCAGTTCAACACCGCGTACCTGGGCGACCTGGCCCGATACGGCATCACGGCGAACGATGTGGCGGCTGCCGGCTGCTACTCGTTCGACCTGGCCGCCTGGCGGCTGCGGATGCACATCCGCAACGACAAGGGCGACCTCTGGACGAAGGCGGCGAACTACCACTCGCGCACGCCGCAGTACAACGCGGTGTACCGGGCCGACTTGATGCGCAAGGCGTCGAAGTGGGCCGATTGGCTCGAAGCTCGGTTCGTCACGCTTGACGTGACGAAGGCCGGGGCCACGCCCTCGACGCCCAGCCAGCCCGCGACGGTGGCCCAGCGGGCGACGCCGGCGGCCAGGCCGGCACCAGCACCCCAGCAGGCCGCCCCAGCGGCCGCAGCAGCTCGCAGCGTGTCGGTGGCCGGCTACGTGCCCCGCACGGTGTCTTTCAACACTTCACGCGAGGGGTCGGCCGAGTAG
- a CDS encoding TrbM/KikA/MpfK family conjugal transfer protein produces the protein MKKKLFALAALVAALGSTAGTASAQDVLTGDTRLACEAILCLSSGTRPSECTPSLSRYFNITKRKLSDTIRARLNFLQLCPVASQTPEMQSLVSAISRGAGRCDAQSLNSTLVMWTGGYDDGRTYISNQLPDYCGAYTGHAYTDFASSGTLPRYVGTPERGGYWVEARDYDRALAEYNERIRREDEERRRQSWLN, from the coding sequence ATGAAGAAGAAACTGTTTGCCCTGGCCGCCCTCGTGGCAGCCCTCGGATCGACCGCCGGCACGGCCAGCGCGCAAGACGTGCTGACCGGCGACACGCGCCTGGCCTGCGAGGCGATCCTGTGCCTGTCGTCGGGCACGCGCCCGAGCGAATGCACGCCGTCGCTGTCGCGGTACTTCAACATCACGAAGCGCAAGCTGTCGGACACGATCCGCGCCCGCCTGAACTTCCTCCAGCTTTGCCCGGTGGCGAGCCAGACGCCGGAAATGCAGTCGCTCGTGTCGGCGATCTCGCGCGGCGCTGGCCGTTGCGACGCGCAGTCGCTGAACTCGACGTTGGTGATGTGGACGGGCGGCTACGACGATGGGCGCACGTACATCAGCAACCAGTTGCCTGACTACTGCGGGGCCTACACCGGCCACGCCTACACCGACTTCGCCAGCAGCGGCACGCTGCCGCGCTATGTCGGGACGCCAGAGCGGGGCGGGTATTGGGTCGAAGCGCGCGACTATGACCGCGCCTTGGCCGAGTACAACGAACGCATCCGGCGCGAGGACGAAGAGCGCCGCCGTCAGTCCTGGCTGAACTGA
- the trbK gene encoding entry exclusion lipoprotein TrbK produces MKAIKALSLASAALVAALVAGCDNKPATAPMPEVNDENCKPENIAKIEDKGVQQAFSSLCLRRGGDFKPSPKREW; encoded by the coding sequence ATGAAAGCAATCAAGGCTCTGTCCTTGGCCTCGGCCGCCCTCGTGGCGGCCTTGGTCGCCGGCTGCGACAACAAGCCGGCCACGGCCCCCATGCCGGAAGTGAACGACGAGAACTGCAAGCCCGAGAACATCGCCAAGATCGAGGACAAGGGCGTCCAGCAGGCTTTTTCGTCGCTGTGCTTGCGTCGTGGTGGGGATTTCAAGCCCAGCCCGAAACGCGAATGGTGA
- the trbJ gene encoding P-type conjugative transfer protein TrbJ, whose translation MKPKFLAAKLALVIAVSSTLAVTPVQAGIPVIDGTNLSQNIMTAIESVAQTLKQIEQYSTQLQQYQNQLQNTMAPAAYIWDQAQSTINGLMNAVNTLDYYKTQLGSLDSYIGKFQDVNYYKNSPCFTAAGCSDAERAALRNVAQLASESQKKANDALFKGLDRQQTNLTADAATLQRLQSAAQGAQGQMQAIGYANQLASQQANQLLQIRGLLIAQQNAMATKMQADADKEAQQAAAAAQLRQGSYRASPARTW comes from the coding sequence ATGAAGCCGAAGTTTTTAGCCGCTAAATTGGCCCTCGTCATTGCTGTTTCGAGCACGCTGGCGGTCACACCTGTGCAGGCTGGCATCCCCGTCATCGACGGCACCAACCTGTCGCAGAACATCATGACGGCCATCGAATCGGTGGCCCAGACGCTCAAGCAAATTGAGCAGTACAGCACCCAGCTCCAGCAGTATCAAAACCAACTCCAGAACACGATGGCCCCGGCCGCGTATATCTGGGATCAGGCGCAATCGACCATCAACGGGTTGATGAACGCGGTCAACACGCTGGATTACTACAAGACCCAACTCGGCAGCCTGGACAGCTACATCGGCAAGTTCCAGGACGTGAACTACTACAAGAACTCGCCGTGCTTTACGGCGGCAGGGTGCTCCGACGCGGAACGCGCAGCACTTCGGAATGTGGCCCAGCTCGCGAGCGAGTCGCAGAAGAAGGCCAACGATGCCTTGTTCAAGGGCCTCGATAGGCAGCAAACGAATCTCACGGCCGATGCAGCGACGTTGCAGCGTCTTCAATCGGCAGCGCAGGGCGCGCAGGGCCAAATGCAGGCCATCGGCTACGCCAACCAGCTCGCCAGCCAGCAGGCCAACCAGCTCTTGCAGATTCGTGGCCTGCTGATCGCGCAGCAGAACGCGATGGCAACCAAGATGCAGGCCGACGCCGACAAGGAAGCCCAGCAGGCGGCAGCGGCCGCACAACTGCGCCAGGGCAGCTACCGGGCCAGCCCGGCGCGCACCTGGTAA
- a CDS encoding TrbI/VirB10 family protein, producing the protein MTENADQMAPDASPGEVSKKAGVRRVNNMPMYILGGVLLSFVLVMALVAADRAAKQNAPADGPKEKAGNTSMFAKEIAGDKTGGLIEPASPLKVPDMPTGPASAPLEIARPSNPDAPPAPPANPGNPGQPVNDDEAQRIRMAKMQMFGEAVKAKTTVRVDAPRSNGSAPGGPSTYTGTPQTRDEMLNRIAAVQQQIDAQRSNDPTAAYQARLAQIRGMGVGGGGAAPAAGGMGAGGAPQLLQTSTSGGGRNSMAQFGQGGQGDRWKLDSQPEAPRTPFELRAGFVVPATLISGINSDLPGQIMAQVAQDVYDTPTGKHLLIPQGSRLVGSYSSDVAYGQARVLVAWQRIVFPDGKAMDIGAMPGADSAGYAGFHDQVNNHYVRLFGSAFLMSGVTAGITYSQRQNQATNTYGAPSASSALSEALGQQLGQVTAQLIAKNLSISPTLEIRPGYRFNVVVTKDMTFSKPYRSFDY; encoded by the coding sequence ATGACAGAAAACGCCGATCAGATGGCACCTGACGCTTCGCCTGGCGAAGTGTCCAAGAAGGCGGGCGTCCGTCGCGTCAACAACATGCCCATGTACATCCTCGGCGGCGTCCTGCTGTCGTTCGTGCTGGTCATGGCCCTGGTCGCGGCGGATCGCGCGGCCAAGCAGAACGCGCCGGCGGACGGCCCCAAGGAGAAGGCCGGCAACACGTCGATGTTCGCCAAGGAGATCGCAGGCGACAAGACCGGCGGCTTGATCGAGCCGGCAAGCCCGCTCAAGGTGCCCGACATGCCGACCGGCCCGGCGTCGGCTCCGCTGGAGATCGCGCGGCCGTCCAACCCGGACGCGCCGCCGGCCCCGCCGGCCAACCCCGGCAACCCGGGCCAGCCGGTGAACGACGACGAGGCCCAGCGCATCCGCATGGCGAAGATGCAGATGTTCGGCGAAGCCGTGAAGGCCAAGACCACCGTGCGCGTGGATGCCCCGCGTAGCAACGGCTCCGCGCCGGGTGGCCCGAGCACCTACACCGGCACGCCGCAGACGCGCGATGAAATGCTGAACCGCATCGCAGCGGTGCAGCAGCAAATCGACGCGCAGCGCAGCAACGATCCGACCGCCGCCTATCAAGCACGCCTGGCGCAGATTCGCGGCATGGGCGTCGGTGGTGGCGGCGCGGCTCCGGCCGCCGGCGGCATGGGCGCGGGCGGTGCGCCGCAGCTCCTGCAAACCTCGACCAGCGGCGGCGGGCGCAACAGCATGGCGCAGTTCGGCCAAGGTGGGCAGGGCGACCGCTGGAAGCTGGATTCGCAGCCGGAAGCGCCGCGCACACCGTTCGAGCTGCGCGCGGGCTTCGTCGTGCCGGCCACGCTCATTTCGGGCATCAACTCCGATCTGCCGGGCCAAATCATGGCCCAGGTCGCGCAGGACGTGTACGACACACCGACCGGCAAGCACCTGTTGATCCCGCAGGGATCGCGCCTCGTCGGCTCGTATTCGAGCGACGTGGCCTACGGCCAAGCGCGCGTGCTGGTTGCGTGGCAACGCATCGTGTTCCCCGATGGCAAGGCGATGGACATTGGCGCGATGCCAGGCGCGGACAGCGCGGGATACGCGGGCTTCCACGACCAGGTGAACAACCACTATGTGCGCCTGTTCGGCTCGGCCTTCCTCATGTCCGGCGTGACAGCAGGCATCACCTACAGCCAACGCCAGAACCAGGCCACAAACACCTATGGCGCACCGAGCGCCAGCAGTGCCCTAAGCGAAGCCCTCGGCCAGCAGCTCGGCCAGGTTACGGCGCAACTCATCGCCAAGAACCTGAGCATTTCGCCGACGCTGGAAATTCGGCCGGGGTATCGCTTCAACGTCGTGGTCACGAAGGACATGACGTTTTCCAAGCCGTACCGTTCCTTCGATTACTAA
- a CDS encoding conjugal transfer protein TrbH, protein MRKIVSLALLALALGLGGCATTSQYGNFVQSAALDQQKLATDAVQQLATLYAPARTRLELQQPTPDPFGQALVKSLRDKGYALLEYAPAGASTQAPASAASQASAPATTAASGGLPLRYVLDQAGDSNLYRLTLMVGNQSITRPYLAQNGTFAPAGYWVRKE, encoded by the coding sequence ATGCGCAAGATCGTCTCTCTCGCGCTGCTCGCCCTCGCCCTGGGCCTCGGCGGCTGCGCAACCACCAGCCAGTACGGCAACTTCGTCCAGTCGGCCGCGCTCGATCAGCAGAAGCTCGCCACCGACGCGGTGCAGCAGCTCGCCACGCTGTACGCGCCGGCGCGCACGCGCCTGGAGCTGCAACAGCCGACGCCCGATCCGTTCGGCCAGGCGCTCGTCAAGTCGCTGCGCGACAAGGGCTATGCCCTCCTGGAGTACGCCCCGGCCGGCGCTTCCACGCAGGCCCCGGCCTCGGCGGCATCGCAGGCGAGCGCACCGGCCACCACGGCCGCGTCGGGCGGCCTGCCGTTGCGCTACGTGCTCGACCAGGCTGGCGACTCGAACCTGTACCGCCTGACCTTGATGGTCGGCAATCAATCCATCACCCGCCCTTACCTGGCGCAAAACGGCACGTTCGCGCCGGCCGGGTACTGGGTGCGCAAGGAGTGA
- the trbG gene encoding P-type conjugative transfer protein TrbG produces the protein MKKTLSALIVGAAVAVPSLALAAPGDDIADKYFNKTNPTLTAQERAALAIAKRWEAGSATGIKPVAGSGGAIKFVYGAQQPSIVCAVLQVCDVALQPGEQVNSINLGDTARWTVEPAITGSGATEVQHLIIKPMDVGLETSLVVTTNRRSYHFRLRSHRTEYMPQVSFTYPEEAQAKWDAIQRREKQERTDNTLPATGEYLGDLSFDYELSGSASWKPVRVYNDGRKTIIEMPGTMQQTEAPTLLVVRKEGGLFTDDETVLVNYRVQGNRYIVDTVFDHAILIAGVGSSQDRVTISRRK, from the coding sequence ATGAAGAAAACCCTCTCCGCTTTGATCGTGGGCGCTGCTGTGGCGGTGCCCTCCCTGGCTCTGGCCGCCCCTGGCGACGACATTGCCGACAAGTATTTCAACAAGACCAACCCGACGCTGACCGCTCAAGAGCGCGCGGCGCTCGCCATCGCCAAACGGTGGGAAGCGGGGTCGGCGACCGGCATCAAGCCGGTGGCCGGCTCGGGCGGTGCCATCAAGTTCGTGTACGGCGCGCAGCAGCCGAGCATCGTTTGCGCGGTGCTCCAGGTGTGCGACGTGGCCTTGCAGCCCGGCGAACAAGTGAACTCGATCAACCTGGGCGACACGGCCAGGTGGACGGTGGAACCGGCCATCACCGGCAGCGGCGCGACCGAGGTTCAGCACCTCATCATCAAGCCGATGGACGTGGGCCTCGAAACCAGCCTGGTTGTGACCACGAACCGCCGCAGCTACCACTTCCGCCTGCGCTCGCATCGCACCGAGTACATGCCGCAAGTCTCGTTCACGTACCCCGAGGAAGCGCAAGCCAAGTGGGACGCGATCCAGCGCCGCGAGAAGCAGGAACGCACCGACAACACCCTGCCGGCGACGGGCGAGTACCTGGGCGATCTCTCGTTCGACTATGAGCTGTCCGGGTCGGCGAGCTGGAAGCCTGTGCGCGTCTACAACGATGGCCGCAAGACCATCATCGAAATGCCCGGCACGATGCAGCAGACCGAAGCGCCGACGCTCCTGGTCGTGCGCAAAGAGGGCGGCTTGTTCACCGACGACGAAACGGTGCTGGTCAATTACCGCGTGCAGGGCAATCGCTACATCGTGGACACGGTGTTTGACCACGCGATCCTGATTGCCGGTGTTGGCAGTAGCCAAGACCGCGTGACCATCAGCCGGAGGAAGTGA
- a CDS encoding conjugal transfer protein TrbF — translation MSIADTLKGLIFKKPANSAEPRDPRRSKEPLAGGRRAGEAENPYLAARRTWNDHVGGVVSQRQTWQVIGILSLLIALAGVGGVIHIGSQSKFIPYVVEVDKLGQTVAAGPVQAAGKADPRVIHAAVADWMSCARMVSPDVALQRKCVFKAYSMLAPNDPATPKMNEWLNGTPDSSPFKRAEKEMVSVEIKTVIPQTPDTWQVEWVETTRDRQGTLKGQPVTWRALVTTYIAEVTPNTTDEQLRNNPLSIYVRDYSWSRIQ, via the coding sequence ATGAGCATCGCCGACACCCTCAAGGGCTTGATCTTCAAGAAGCCCGCCAACTCCGCCGAGCCGCGCGATCCGCGCCGCTCGAAGGAACCGCTCGCCGGCGGCCGCCGTGCGGGCGAGGCCGAGAACCCCTACCTGGCCGCGCGCCGCACCTGGAACGATCACGTGGGCGGCGTCGTCTCGCAGCGCCAAACCTGGCAGGTGATAGGCATCCTGTCGCTGTTGATCGCGCTGGCCGGCGTGGGTGGCGTGATCCACATCGGCAGCCAGTCGAAGTTCATCCCCTACGTGGTCGAGGTGGACAAGCTGGGCCAGACGGTGGCCGCCGGCCCGGTGCAGGCCGCAGGGAAGGCCGATCCGCGTGTCATCCACGCCGCCGTTGCGGACTGGATGAGCTGCGCGCGCATGGTGTCGCCTGACGTGGCCTTGCAGCGCAAGTGCGTGTTCAAGGCGTACTCGATGCTCGCCCCCAACGATCCGGCGACGCCAAAGATGAACGAGTGGTTGAACGGCACGCCCGATTCCAGCCCGTTCAAGCGCGCCGAGAAGGAAATGGTCAGCGTCGAGATCAAGACCGTCATCCCGCAAACGCCCGACACCTGGCAAGTCGAGTGGGTGGAAACCACGCGCGACCGCCAAGGCACGCTGAAAGGTCAGCCCGTCACCTGGCGCGCGCTCGTGACTACCTACATCGCCGAGGTCACGCCCAACACCACCGATGAGCAACTGCGGAACAACCCGTTGAGCATCTACGTGCGTGATTACTCCTGGTCCCGCATCCAATGA